gagatcaaattgccaatatccgctggatcatggaaaaagcaagagagttccagaaaaacatctatttctgctttattgactatgccaaagcctttgactgtgtggatcacaataagctgtggaaaattctgaaagagatgggaataccagaccacctgacctgcctcttgagaaacctatatgcaggtcaggaagcaacagttagaaccagacatggaataacagactggttccaaataggaaaggagtatgtcaagactgcatattgtcaccccacttatttaacttatatacagagtacatcatgagaaacgctgggctggaagaagcacaagctggaatcaagattgctgggagaaatatcaataaccccagatatgcagatgataccacccttatggcagaaagtgaagaggaactaaagagcctcttgatgaaagtgaaagtggagagtaaaaaatttggcttaaagctcaacattcagaaaacgaagatcatggcatctggacccatcacttcatggcaaatagatggggaaacagtggaaacagtgtcagactttatttgggggggctccaaaatcactgcagatggtgattgcagccatgaaattaaaagacgcttgctccttggaaggaaagttatgaccaacctagatagcatattcaaaagcagagacgttactttgccaacaaaggtccatctagtcaaggctatggtttttccagtggtcatgtatggatgtgagagttggactgtgaagaaagctgagcactgaagaattgatgcttttgaactgtggtgttggagaagactcttgagagtcccttgaactgcaaggagatccaaccagtccattctgaaggagatcagccctgggatttctttggagggaatgatgctaaagctgaaactccagtactttggccacctcatgggaaaagttgactcattggaaaagactctgatgctgggagggattgggggcaggaggagaaggggacgacagaggatgagatggctggatggcatcaccgactcgatggatgtgagtttgggtgaactccgggaattggtgatggacagggaggcctggtgtgctacgattcatggggtcacaaagagttggatgtgactgagcaactgaactgaaaaatgctgATAATCATTTCAACACATGAAAGTAAAACTATTAAGCTATAACTTACATAGTagtcagttatatctcaaaaaatactagaaaaaattttaacaaaaacaaatggtTGAAAAGctttatggcatttttttttaaggcaactgTTTAATGAATCATGTTCAAACACAAGCTAGTTAATGAAGAACTTTAGGTTCAAAGGGCCAGATGTTCTTGAACAAGGATCCAGGTGTCAGTTTCCTATGGGAGGAACATTCTCACGGAGGTACTGGAAGGCCAAGTCGGTCCACTTCATCTCTTGTTCTTTAACAGATTCCATGGTGCCTCCTTTGTCCCGTTCAGGTTCACGAAGCTCATTCAGAGGTATTACAACATCCTCATGAGGCAGCTTGTCTTCTCGCCAAGCATCTTCAGTCAAATCCAAGATCCTTCCAATTCTCTGTACTTCACTGTTTATTCTCTTGCAGCTTTGATCTTGTCAGACCTCTGTATTGGAGCTTCATAAACTTGTAGTTACAAGAGCAAACCTGCAATGCCGTTTCCCTCGCTAAAAATGACCCTCTTGGACCACTACCATCCGTACAGGTGTGGGAGCCCGCCCCACAGCCTGGGCTTCCCACCAAGGTGGGCTATACCAAATGCGGAAGCAGGGAAGTCCAGGACCGCCACTTAAGTCCCTTTTCACCCTCCCGACGTGTGCTAAGGGAGGTAGTTATGAGGTGAGGTGAGGTGAACGACCTCGGCCGATAGGCTTGGCAGAAACCCGAACGTGCTTCTCTTCTACACTACCTAAGCCAGGGCGCGGGAAAATTTACCAGCACTGGCCCACCACGGCACTGGCCTCTGCTGGACCCTTTATGGCATTTTTATTTGCCCTTCCCTCACCCCTCCTTGATGTGGCAGctgtcttggaaaaaaaaaaaaaacagctttgttCTCAGAGTGAAACTTCACTCCCTGTCTCTGGATGGtgcagttagttcagttcagtgactcagtcgtgtccaactccccgCGACCCTaaggactacagcacgccaggcttccctgtccatcaccaactccgggagtttactcaaactcatgtccattgagtcggtgatgccatccaatcatctcatcctctgtcgtccccttctcctcctgccttcaatctttcccagcatcaggtcttttcaaatgagtcagctcttcgcatcaggtggcctagagtattggagtttcagcttcagcatcagtccttccaatgaacattcaggattgatttcatttaggatagaCTGGATGGTGCAAAGCAGACCTCATTCACTATTTATGTCTATACTCTAGCCTCTCAGGGGGTTTCTTGAAAACTGAAGCAAAGCACTCATTTCTGTTTTGCCTAACTTGAAACTCAGGCCAGAAACGCAGAAAGCATTGCCCTAAAACAGTATAAGGCAAGCCACGAATCCACAAGTGCCTGGGTCAAAAGATTACAACTGAGATATATCTAAGATCTATGATACAATAGACCATCTAAGGACTGGGAGAAAAAGCTGAGGGTAGGGAGTTACTTTGGACACTTAGGATATTCAGAAGTATATATAGGGAAATTTAGAAAGCCACACACATCCAGAATAAGAAACATGCTTTAAAAAGACTCCAAAGACCCTAAGTTTTCAACTCAGGCTAATTGTTAGGCTTAGTGCAAGCCCGGTTTATTGTTGAGGGAGTATATTAGAAAAGTGACAACCTGCAAAAACAGAGAGAGGTGTGTTTGTTTTAGctcctgacttttaaaaaaacctaTCAAAACACTATCTAAAAAAAGGTAAGAAACATTTCAGCGATCACACACAAGGAATATATtgtttgtaaaaaataattttaagaatatcATTAAGCAAATGGACTACTATAGTCcaataatcaaaataaagaaaGCCCTAGGGAAGGAGGGCAAATCTGATTTCCAGAATCACATTGGAATGTTTAAATGTccaattttcaacaaaaataatcaaaatacatTCAAAGACATGGGAATGCATGGCCATCCAAAGGAATAAATTAAACAGAACCAATCActgcagaagcagagatattGGAAATAatagacaaagactttaaataaCTGTCTTAGACATGCTCAAAGAGCTAAAGGAAAACACAGACCAAGAacaaaaggaaatttgaaaagGGATATATGAACAAAATGAGATTAGCAATAAAGACATAGAAATCATAAAAGGAACCAAACAAATTCTAAGGATGGAAATTACAATAACTGACACCTTAAAAAAGTGCTAGAGGAGTTCAACAGCCAGTGTGAGCaggcagaaaaaataaatcaactaaCTTAAAACTAGGATAATTACAATGATCATGCCTGTGGAGCAAAAAAAGAGTGACGTGAACACAGTCTACAAAATTAATGGGACCATCAAAAAGACCAATGTGCATTATGAATGTCCCAAAAGGatcagaaagaatatttgaagaaagaatGGTCAAATACAGCCAACATTTGATGACAGATATGAATCTCCAAGTCCAAGAATCTCAATGAACTCCAAGCAGAATAAACTCAGAGGCCCACACCAAGACGTATTATAATCAAACTGGCAAAGACAAGGAGACAATCCTGAAAGCAGCAAAGGAGAAGCAACTCATTATCAAAATATCCTCAATAAATTTAACAGACAAATCTCATCAGAAATCAGATGCCAGGAGATATTTAACTTGCTGAGAGAAAAATACTGTGAACAAAAAATACTCTTATCTAGAAAAACTGAccttcaaaaagtaaaaataaaggcaCTCCCATATAAACAAAACCTAAGACAGTTCATTACAACTAGACCTGTCCTACAAGAAAGGCTAAAGGGAGTACTTCAGGCAGAAATGAAAGGACTGTAGGCAGTAACTTGAATCTACATATAGTTTGTGATAAAGACCTCTAGTAAAGGTAAATACATGGGAAAATATAATAGCTATTATTGTTGTAATTTTGTTTGGTAACTCTGTTTTATCTCATACTtaaaagagacccaggtttgatccctgggttgggaagatcccctggagaaggaaatggaaacccactccagtattcttgcctggggaatctcatggacagaggagcctggtgggttacagtccgtggggttccaaagagtcggacacaactgagcgactaacagttacATGACTTAAAAGAACAGTGcaacaaaataattataaatatattatcagGCACACAATATATGAAGATGTAATTTGTGACATCAATAAAGGGAGAATAGGGCTTCATAGGACTAGAAATTTTGTCTGTTGTTGAACTCAAACTGATAATCCAAACTAGACTGTATAATGTTGACTATAATCCTCATagtaaccacaaagaaaatatttaacaacaatATGCAAAAGTGAAATGAGAAGGGAATCATAATGGTTCACCACCAAAAAATCAACATAGAAGACAGTAATGagaaacaaaaaatgtataataCATAAAGACAACAAGTGGCAGTTCTTCCTTAtactaattactttaaatgtaaatgaattaaataaactcTCCAAACAGAAGGCAAATAtcagcaaaatgaataaaatcaaatgATCCAACTATAGGCTAAGGACAATATGCTATATGCTGAGAGACTCACTTTAGCTCCAAAGACACAgatatattgaaagtgaaaggacagaaaaagatattctatgtaAATAGTAAGCAAAGGAGAATTGAGGTGAGTATACTAGTATTAAGCAAAATAAGACTGTAAGCCAAAAATGGTTTTAAGAAACCAAAATGCATATTATATGTTGGTAAAAATTCATCAAGAAGATAAAACTTTACACAAACTAAACCTAATAGACATATAAAACTCTCCaccaaaaaacagtaaaatatgtTTCTCAAGTGCACAAGGCATGTTGTCCGGACCATATGTTAGGCCATAGAACAACTTTTAGTGCATTTTAAAAGACTGCATGCAGAGGCTCCATGGaggcttagtggtgaagaatctgcctgccaattcaggagacgcgggttcagtccctgatctgggaagatcccacatgctgcagagcaactataCCCATGCAccactattgaacctgtgctctagagcccaggaggcaCAACATGCTCCTTAGAGCTTGTGCTTTACAACATgataagccaccacaatgagaagcctgcacactgcaactagacaggaaccctcactcactgcaactacagaaaacgctcgtgcagcaacaaagatccaccacagccaaaagttgaataaataaataaaattattttgtaaaatgtgactgtttattctatttttagaaaagactgaaatcacactaagtatcttctctgaccacaacggAATGAAGAAATCAGTAACAAGTGGAAACTTCACTTGTGGCATATTAAATGTGGCAGTTAACATTCTTTAACAACCAATAGATCAAAGAAAGTATAAGGGAAACTTcaaaatatgatccagcaataatACTCCAAGATATGTATATACCTGgagtatatgtttttaaaatattaaaaaagaacaaagactgtatgattccacttataagaaTCAGAATAGGTAAATTCATAAAGTGAGTAGATTAGAACTTACCAGGAGCTGACACAGAGAGAGGAATTGGGAGTTATTACTTACTAGTTACAGTTCCTTTCTAGagtgatgaaaaagttttgaaGATAATGGTGATGGCCGCACAATATGAAAGTAATTAATGCCACTAAAGTTgcatatttaaaaatggttaaaatgataaattttgttataatcatttttaatatcaatttttattatggtaaaaatatatatattacaataaaaatttattaagatCTGCTTTTTCTGGGggaaaattcaaaagaattttaaagaagttttataGAGTAAAAAACATGACTGGCTATGTTGTTATAAGCACATGTACTTATGAGCCAATCATACATTTGCACAGCTTTAGTCTCGAAATTTACCATTCATCTGCCCTTCTACCAACGCTGAAGTGTGTTTATCAAGGTAAGAAATGAACAAACTTTAATGGTTCTCTTCtgacaagagaagaaaatgtaggaCATAGACTGTTAAAATTTTGAGAGGCTATCTCAGCAAGTAATCTAAATAAGTGAATGATGGTATATATGTTGCTTTCTGAAAATAGGTGGCTGTGTAACTTTTAGTGAAAGAGCAAGATAGCACTGAATGTTGAGAACCCCAAGGACTAATATCTGAAAATTTCTTCAAAAGAAATCTATTACTGGGGAAAGTGGCTAAATAGGTTAATTTGTCAAATAAAGTATTCAAATAACCACCAAAGTATACCACAGGGAAAAGAAAACCTACAAGGAAGGAGAAAACAGGACAAGACACAAATAGTAGAAAATGTCGAGAAACATATGGATGAGATATAAAACCACAAGAAGAACAGGACAAGAAACAAgcagaacaaaattttaaaagctgaaaaaacaTGAATGGACTGGCAGACTTAAGAAAGGCAAATCAAGCCAGCAGTGGAGAAAGATGAGAACCAATCCAGTTAACCTCGATTGTTAGTCGGCAGATCAGCAACTAGGGGGTCAAGGACAGCGACTAAACTAGCGAGAACCTGATGAAACTATCTGGAAGTTTCAAACAGGGTATCCCTTTCCCAACTCCCCACAACTGCTTGTCTGGCCCTCCTCCACATCAGTTAATGTTAGGAGGTTTCTCTAGAGAAGCTAGAACAGTTTTCAGGACTGCAGGCACTTGTGTGTGGGGGAGAGGATGGACAGGATGGCCATAAAAATATAGCATGCCagaaatctcattctttttcttcaataTGGGTAAGGGTAGAAAGACCCTTAGCCTCCAGGAAGGAGACTGGAAACCTTTACTTTGGAGACTGACCAAAGGAAGATACTCATGTGGAGTATCCTTTTGTAAACTCTCATGGAAGCTGAAGCAACTATGATCCAAAGAACTTCATTATGCTCTCCCTGCAATAATGAcactgttgggacttccctagtggtccagtggttaagaatccaccttccaatgcaggggacactggatcaaaccagggttcaatccctggttggggaaccaagatcccacatgccaaagagcaactaagccctcgcgccacaactagagagcccacgcacagcaacaagAAAAGTCAGCGTGCTCAAGCAGAGAAGCCCTCTCATGCTCTGACACCCAGCACAACAAAAAAGGCAATCTTGTCCTTTTACACCTGCGAAcagatttttcaaaagtaaatgtACTGTTTAAGAATGTACGTTATGTAATAAACTAAAAGAAATGCAAGGGAATGATTAACACAAAGTTGGGATACTGCCTAATGTGGGAGAGGGGATGGATGCAATTACACACGAGTCTTCCTAGATTCTACTAAATGCTCTATTTCCTAACCTCCTttgatattataaatgttttactttttaatctgGTGGTGGGTATATGAATGCTCATTTTATTATTACTCTTTCAATCATAcacttttttgtatttatttcacaaattCAAAAAATCATCCTACCGACTTCCTTGTTCAGATTCCAAGCTCAATGAAGAGCATTCCAGTAACAGTTTGATGCTATTATAGCTTTGCCTCCATTAAAAGAATGGACATCAGACCACTTGGCATgcacatttttcttttacaataatAAACGGgtgtgatgattttttaaataaaattcataaaagaatGCTTAATTGATTTAATGACTATGTCTTTATATATGAGATTAAATTGGTTTCTAAATAAATCCTCTGAGAGTCAGTATATCCTCTGCCAGTAACCAAACCCATTCTCAGATCAGGAATTTTTCGATGCTTCAATTTCATTCCATATTGCAGCTTCAATCTTTGATGTGTCATATTCCCTCATCATATCAAACTCAAGCCATGGCTGACTCCACTTCTGGGCTTCTTTCATTTGCTCTTCGGTTAAACAAAGGTCAAATCTGATCCCTTTAACATTAAATTTTGGACGTTCCCAGCGTTTGGACCAGGGTTTTggcttcatttttacttttagctAAGGAAGATataagaaaaggaacaaattagGCTGATAATTGCCAAGAAAAGTTATTCTTGAACTTCCAGTTCCAAATGTACATACAGTTTATACCTGATTAATAGGAACTTCTTGCCTAGGTTCTTGTGCTACTGGCTTCATGTTCATATCAAAAGTGCTGTATTCAGGAAGGGCATCTCGCAAGTATAGCAAACTATCGTCCAGCCGTTTCTCTAATTTGACAACTTGGATCTCCTGGATTCGAGGATTATAAAGTTCAAAGCAAATCTCAACacctaaaaagagaaaacatattcTTACAATCTAAATTCAGATTCCTGCATACACCTCATACTACAATAAAGACTATTTCATGAAGGAATTAGTTCAGGGTTTTTGCATGTAGGAAATGTGATATAAATTTGTAAcctttaaaatgaagattattgaaagaaataaaaataaatccactagattaaaaaaatgagaaaacctgAGTTAGAATGATAAAGTCTAAAGAAAAATGTCTTCTATAAATATAATGAGCCATTTATCTCTTTGATTTTGGCAGTATTAGTTGGAAATTTGAATAAATTCTTCACTCATGTTCTTGTTTATTTCCcaattactttaataaaattggATCTTCTACATTTAAAGCAACAGAATTAATGATTCAAAAGAGTAAGTACAATTTTTAAGTTCTAATTTTGATTAAGAAGTCCTCGTAAGATGGCCTAGGTTTGTAAATATTCTGTGCCCTCTATAGGAGGAACAGCTTTGAGTGTTTCCAAGATGCTGATATAAAAGGTTAATATATATAATCTGTATCAGGAACATTTAAAGGGAAGTGTGTATTCTGACCCAAGAGAAATATAGATAGTAAAACACAGGATCAACATTAACATCTAGTGTTAATACCAGGATTTAATCAAGTTTCACTCTACATCTATTCTGTTATAGGCACTGATTTAGGAGCTGTGCCTACAGCAAAATCAAAATAGGTAAAACCCTTCTCTTCTCATAAAGCTTAtgttctagttcagttcagtcactgctcagtcatgtccggctctttgtgaccccatgaaccgcagcacgccaggcctccctatccatcaccaactgccagagtctagccaaacccatgtccattgagtcagtagaTGATggcaaacaataaataaaaaaaccagCAAGGTAATTTCATATTAGTGAACACAATACAGGGATTATATGGTGACTGAGAAAGGGGCAACTTTATTTATCCTgaaccatgcagcttgtgggatcttagttccccaccagggattgacaGCAAAGCATCAAGtactaaccagtggaccaccagggaattcccaggagcaACTTTAAATAGTATCGTCAGGAaaagtttctttgaaaagatagcaTTTCAACTGATACTACAAAGGACCAAGAATGCTCCAGGCAGAAAGAACAGCAAATACAAAGGCTCTGGGGTCTTAACAAACCTACCATGTTGGAAAAACCAGAAAAAGGTCCATTTGGCTAAAGTATAGTAACTTGGTGGATCAGGAAGGTAAGCCAAGGCTACTGCACAGCTGCAGGCAGGAGATGATGGTGGCAAGGACAAGAGTGGTAGCAATGGAGGTGGAGACACAGACAAAGCTGGGATAAAGTTTCTGGAGATTATGCCATGAAAACTTGCTGACTGGATGTGTGAAAATAAGTAACTAAAAAAGCTCCTAAGTTTTGGGTTTAAGTAAATGGGTATGGAGTAATACAACTTatggaaatagaaaggaaaaaacaaaaaacaaacctgtgAAAAGAACACATTATGAAGGAAATGGAGTTCTGTTTTGAACTTGCTTTAACAAGATACCCAAATGGAGATGTCAAACAGGTATGTGAGTATCTGGAATAAGGAAAGGGTCAGTCATCAACGTAAATCTGGGAATTAATACCACATGAATGGTATTTAAAGCCAAGGGACTAGGAAGAATCATCAAAGTAGGAAGTATCAATGTGGAAGGTACAAGCAGGTCACAGTCAAAATGTTAATGGTAGAAAATGGCAAGACAGAGCTAATACTTTTGAGAATTCTGTGTCAAGTGCTTTACATACAACATGAAAATTAACTGACCACAACCCAGGGAggtagatctgatggacagagtacctgaaaaactatggatggaggtagtgaccaaaactatctcaaagaaataaaaaagacaaaatggttgtctgaccaGGCTTTACAActatttgagaaaagaagagaagcaaaaggcaaaacagaaagggaactcagtgcagagttccacagaatagcaaggagagataagaaagccttcttaagtgaacaacgcaaagaaatagacgaaaacaataggatgggaacgACTAGGGTGCCGGGGaaaacatttcatacaaaaacgggcacaacaaaggacagaaatggcaaggaccataagggaagcagaagagattaagaagaggtggcaaggattcacagaataactgtacaaaaagatcttcatgacccagataaccatgatggtgtagtcactcacctcgagcctgacatcctggagtgtgaagccaagtgggccttaggaagcattatgatgaacaaagctagtggaggtgatggaaccccagctgagctattgcaaatcTTAAGAGAtgttgctgttaaagtgctgcgtTCAATACCCCAGCAAATTTCGAAAACTCAGCAATggatacaggactggaaaagggcaattttcattccaattccaaagaaaggcagtgtcaaaggatgttcaaactactgtacaactgtgctcatttcacatgctagcaaggtaatgctcaaaatccttcaagctaggcttcaacagtacctgaaccgagaacctccagatgtacaagctggatttagaaaaggcagaggaaccagagattaaattgccaacatccactggatcatagaaaaaagcaagagaatcccaggaaaacatctacttctgcttcactgactatgctaaagcctttgattgtgtggatcacaataaactgtggaaaattctgaaagagatgggaataccagaccacctgaccttcctcctaagaaacctgtatgcagtttaagaagcaacagttagaaccagacatagaacaatgaactggttccaaattgggaaaggagtacgtcacagctgtatattgttatcctgcttatttaacttatatgcagagtacatcatgtaaaatgccaggctgggtgaaacacaagctggaatcaagactgctggaagaaatatcaacaacctcagatatgcagatgacaccatcctcatgACTgaaatcgaagaggaactaaagagcctcttgagaatgaaagaggagagtgaaatagctgacTTCAAACTCaccatttgggacttccctggtggtccaggagggtttcccatgtggctcagtggtaaataatctgcctgcaatgcaagagacccaggtttgatccctgggtcaggaagatcccttggatgggggcacagcaacccactccagtattcttgcctggagaatcccatggacagaggagcctaatgggctacagttcatagggttgcaaagacatgactgaagctactcagCATGCATGcctggtggtcgagtggctaAGACGGAACTCCCAAAGAAGGGGGCCccagtttgatccccggtcagggagctagattccacatgccacaactaagacccagtgcagccaaatgaataaaataaattgaaaaaaaaacaaaaaacaaaaaacacctcaacattcaaacaattaAGATCATGGTgaccagtctcatcacttcatgataaatagatggggaaaaaatggaaacagtggcagatttcattttcttgggctccaaaatcaccgtggacagtgactgcagtcatgaagttagatgcttgctccttggaaggaaaactatgacaaatctagaaagcctattaaaaagcagagatagcactttgctggcaaaggtccatatactaaaagctatggtttttccagtagtcatgtacggatgtgtgagttggaccataaagaaggctgagcgctgaagaattgatgctttcagactgtggtgctggagaagactcttgaaagtcccttggacagcaaggagatcaaaccagtcaatcctaaaggaaatcaaccctgtatattcattggaaggactgatgctgaatctgaagctccgatattttggccacctgatgggaagagctgactcactgaaaaagaccctgatgctggaaaagattgagggcagaagggcgTGCCAgagacagatggttggatggcatcactgactcatggacatgagtttgagtaaactcccagagatagtgagggacagggaagcctggcatgccgcagtccatggggtcgcaaagaggcagacacgacttagcgactgaacaacaaactacTGGGAGATAGAAGCTGTTAtcgcaattaaaaaaaaaaaaatctactgaggTCTATCACACCTTTGCTCGTGTCTTTCTATGATAAGATTTCTCCAAATACACAACGTGATTAGAGGCACAAGTTTCTGTGATCATTTCTGCTGAGGTCCTACATGCACAGCACCATAGGATAAGGGAGACATAAACCATTTTCATATGTTCAGTTTCTTTCAACATAGTACTTCACTGCTGGGGACCATGAAGCATACAACTTTAAGTATGAAAAGTTTACTGTTCTTACCGgttttttttggccttttatttctttaaaaaaaatcttttttagttttattcatgtttattttattgaagtatagttgctgtacaacgTTATGGAAGTTACATGTGTATATAAAgtcattcacaatttttaaaagttacactccatttatagttacggtacagtgttgctgttgttgctcagttgctaagttgtgtccgattctttgcggccccaggcgctgcagcatgccaggcttccctgtccttcaccatttcccggagtttgctcaaaccagTACAATATCAACCATACTTCCCGTGTTGTACAACAtatcttgtagcttattttatacacagtagtttgtacttcttaaatCTGCcacccctatattgcccctcccctTTTTCTCCCCACTAGctaccactggtttgttctctgtatctgtgagtttgcttcttttttgttatattcactagctgtagtttttagatttcacatagaaATGATAACttgtccttctctatctgacttatttcacttagtgaaataggacttccctgatggttcagacaataaagaatctgcctgcaaggcaggagacccgggttcaattcctgggttgggaagattctttggaggagaaaatggcaacccacttcagtattctggcctggggaattccatggacagaggagcttggagggctgcagtccagggggtcacaaagagtcagacaagactgagggatGAACACTTTTACACTTTCAATattctccaagtccatccatgttcctgccattttaattcataatttttctagaattttac
This window of the Bubalus bubalis isolate 160015118507 breed Murrah chromosome 12, NDDB_SH_1, whole genome shotgun sequence genome carries:
- the LOC102404816 gene encoding anaphase-promoting complex subunit 13 encodes the protein MVVVQEDQSCKRINSEVQRIGRILDLTEDAWREDKLPHEDVVIPLNELREPERDKGGTMESVKEQEMKWTDLAFQYLRENVPPIGN